Proteins from a single region of Corvus hawaiiensis isolate bCorHaw1 chromosome 6, bCorHaw1.pri.cur, whole genome shotgun sequence:
- the RTN1 gene encoding reticulon-1 isoform X2 produces the protein MQASADSTKMDCLWSNWKCQAIDLLYWRDIKQTGIVFGSLLLLLFSLTQFSVVSVVAYLALAGLSATISFRIYKSVLQAVQKTDEGHPFKAYLEMEMNLSQDQIQKYTDCLQLYVNSTVKELRRLFLVQDLVDSLKFAVLMWLLTYVGALFNGLTLLIMAVVSMFTLPVVYDKYQAQIDQYLGLVRTHINTVVAKIQAKIPGAKRKAE, from the exons CTATCGACCTGTTGTACTGGCGTGACATCAAGCAGACAGGGATCGTGTTCGGCAGCCTCCTGTTGCTGCTCTTCTCCCTGACCCAGTTCAGCGTCGTCAGCGTCGTGGCCTACCTGGCCCTGGCCGGCCTCTCGGCCACCATCAGCTTCAGAATCTACAAATCGGTCCTACAGGCCGTGCAGAAGACGGACGAGGGCCACCCCTTCAA AGCCTACTTGGAGATGGAGATGAATCTTTCACAGGACCAGATCCAGAAATACACAGATTGTCTCCAGCTATACGTCAACAGCACAGTCAAAGAGCTGAGGAGACTCTTTCTCGTTCAGGACCTCGTGGATTCTTTAAAA tttgCAGTACTAATGTGGCTGCTGACTTACGTGGGAGCCCTCTTCAATGGCCTGACTCTTCTGATAATGG CTGTGGTGTCTATGTTTACTCTCCCCGTTGTATATGACAAGTACCAG GCACAGATTGATCAATACTTGGGGCTGGTGCGGACCCACATAAACACGGTCGTGGCAAA gaTTCAAGCTAAAATCCCAGGTGCTAAGAGAAAGGCAGAGTAA